The genomic region TGGACTATTAGCTGGTAGTCATTTTGAAACTTTAACAAACTATATTAGCGAAGGACTTGCCAATTTCCAAAAATTTATTACTAGCAATTTAACAATTTTAGATTTGTTTAAACCAATGGCACGAACATTTTCGCAACACCCAATTTTTACCATTCTTGGTGTAACTTGTGTGCTGATTGCTTTATTTATTGTGATTAAAGGACGATAAAAAATATGAAAGGAGAATTAAAATGAAAAAACTTTTAGGAAAATTATTTAAAAAAGATAATTCAAAAGAAAAAACACCATTAAGATTAAAAATTAAAAATTCTTTTAAAAAGCAGTGGTTAAAAATATGATTAAGTATCATTTTCATCTTTATAAGCTTATTAATTTGTGCATTAACAGCAATCGATACTAAATGAATAACCGGAACAAGTAACGAATTTAATGATTTTATGAATAAACAGATGGTTGATTTTTTTGGTAAGTTCAATACTAGTATTATGCTAGCAGGAATATTTGTTTTTTGATGAGGCGGAGCAATATATTTTGCAATTAAATTTGAAAAAATAATCCGCTTTATTATTCAGAAAATTAAAACAAAAAGAGCCTTAAAAAATGAAATCAAACAAACTCATTAATTCTTTAAAAAAAATATTGATGGAAAATTTTACCTTACATTCTTATGATTACTATCTTTTTCATCCCATTTTTAAAATTGGAAATTAATGATTTGAAATTATTATATGAAAAATTTGAAGCATTAATTTCACTTATGATACTAGGATATTTAGATATATGCATTACAATAGCGGTAGTTATAAACTGTAGCATTGAGTGACTTATTAAAAAAATCAAAACTAAAAGAACAACGAAAAATAAAATATTTTAAAAAGGAGTGGTAAAAATGTTTATGAAAATATTTACCGTGTTAATTATTGGTTTCAATAACATTTTTACCATTCCCCAAAACATTAACAATGACAAAACAACAGTACAATCACTAATTAGAAATAAAAGAGAAAGCAAAGAAACTTATGAATTAAACTTAAAAAAAGGATTTGTTTACTTAGTAAAAAATAGATGAAAAAAACCTACTACTGATATAAAATGAGATTTATATATACATACACAACAATGACCAATAAATATGCCAAACTGAATAAAAATTGATACAATATCTCCAATTAAGGAAGAGACAATACATAGCATAATAGATAATTACCATGCAAAAAATGAAAATATCCTTGATGAACTTACAAAACTCAACTTTAATATCAAGTATGAAGAAATTGAGAACGGTAATATTCAAAAAAAGGAAATCTTTAATCTAAAAGTAACAATATTAAGAAATCCTACTTGAACACAACTAATAACAAAAATTGAAGGTCAAATAAGACCATCAACTGATATTGATTTACCAGAAAAAACCACCAAATTTGATGGCAACCATAACTATAACGATGTTGTTGATAATCTTGATTACTTAATGATTCATCGTGGTGATTTTGATAAATTTAATTACTCTTATCTCTATTGAACGCCAATATTTAATTTCATTAACACCTTAGAAAAAGGTTATTACAAAGAATTTATCATTAAAAACCATGGTTTTAAAGATGAAAGCTATTTTCATCATAAGACTTCTAGTAGTGAGAATGAAATTAATAAGAATGTTTTAAAAATTAAAGCTTTTAATAAAACCTTAATCGCAGGTAATAACTATTTACAATTATTACATGGTGAAAGTGAAATATGAAAATATGATACGGCAAATACTAACGATTATTACCTAATTAAGTACCTTTTTGGTACCTTAAATTATCTTAATGTTAAATTTAGTTTTTTGAGATACGACCCTGAATTAAAAAATGACATTTACCTATATTTTAAAAATAACATTCCTAGTATTAACAACAGCGATTACAAAAATGTTTTTGACGAAATCTATGAAATCCTTGGTAACTTCTTTGCCAGTTTATTTTATGCTACTTTTGATATGGACGAAAAAACTTACACCGAAATTGATTTTAAGGGTGTAGAAAATTATAAGAAGGATTATTTTATTCAAATCGGTTTCTTTTACCGTTCATTAATTACCTTTTATCCCAAAAAATACTTAGTAAATATTATAGGAAACTCAGAATTATTACTAAGAAGTTATTTCTTTACTTTTGACAAAAAAACGCATCAAGAGAATTATGATGCCTTTAAAAACAATAATAGTATCTACCAAATTGATTTTAATGTCTTAAAATCCTATGATAATAAACTAATTACCTTGCCAACCAGCAAGACTGCTAACAGCATCAATTACCTCAATACCGATATTGATATTCGTTATGGTATTAATATTTTTACCTTAACCTTTCCACTTTATCACAAAGATAATATCTCTAACTACAATTTTAAAATTTATGACTTTAATGTCTTAAATTCAACAGCCTTTATCCCTGATGGTTCAAATAACAGTGAATGAGACGATTTAATTCCACCAGCAAATTGTAAATATTCTGGACGATGAATACCAACTTTTAATGATATTGGATGTGCCATTCAAAATGCTGGTATCAAAATGATAAACTGAATGCTGACAGCGTCACGAATCATTACAATTTTACGCCCGTTAGCAATTATTGCAAAAGCAACAGTTAACTTTTCAACCGCGATTTTTCCAGTTTTTAAAACAGTACCAGCTTTTTACTATACCTTTCAATTTTTAATCGGTTTTGCCATTTTTCTAATGATATTAAGGATTTTCGTGTAATATATATATATATATATATATATATATTGAAAAAATAAAGTAATAAAGGAATTAAAATAATGAAAATTTTAAATATAATAACTCTTTCGACATTAACAATATTACCAATAGTTGGCTGTTCTAAAAAAACAAATGAACCAATATTACAAATTGAGAATGAATCATACGAATTAAACTTAAAAAAAGGATTTGTTTACTTAGTAAAAAATAGATGAAAAAAACCTACTACTGATATAAAATGAGATTTATATATACATACACAACAATGACCAATAAATATGCCAAACTGAATAAAAATTGATACAATATCTCCAATTAAGGAAGAGACAATACATAGCATAATAGATAATTACCATGCAAAAAATGAAAATATCCTTGATGAACTTACAAAACTCAACTTTAATATCAAGTATGAAGAAATTGAGAACGGTAATATTCAAAAAAAGGAAATCGTTAATCTAAAAGTAACAATATTAAAAAATCCTACTTGGACCCAACTAATAACAAAAATTGAAGGTTAAACCTTTAATAACTAAATTTAAAAACTGTTAAAATACTACCTTTCTAAGGTGATATTCTATGGTGACAAATAACCGTGCCCTTAAACAACCAAACAATTTTTTCTTTTTTTTATTTTGTCAAAATAGAAAAGCAGTATTTAAACTTAAATACTGCTTTAGTAAAAATATTTTTAATCTTAATTTAAATTAGATAATTAACAAATATATTAAAATTAAAATTTGAAGTCGGGTTATTTATGCATAACACATATAAGAAATATTTTAATTTTTTAATTAATAATGTTAAATTTTATTCTATTCCTAGTCAATCGCCTTCAGTGTTGGTTATAATGACAAAACCATCATTTTCATTATCTAATATTTCAAAATAACCATTTATTTGTTCAAAATGAAGCAGCATTACTTTTACGAGAGTATTGAAATCTTCATTTGTGACACTCCCGCCTCAGCCAGAATGGTCATTTATAATAAATTTATTTTTAATAATTTTAGTAATGGTTGCTTGTGAATTTTTATTTTGTTTAATTTCATTTCATGTGTTTTTGTTAATTTTAATTTTTAATTTATCATGAGCTAGAAATTTATATCATTTTTCAATGTTATCATAAACATTATGATGAATTGAAGCTGGCAACGCAATATCAGATGTTGAATGATGATGAAAAGCAAAATACATTCATGTTCCTGCAATTGCTAATCCTCCAATTACTAAGGATAATCCTAGGGTTTCTGGAGCCAGAGCGGCAGCAGTACCGGTTTCCCCTGCTATAATTCCACCTTCAACCGCTGCTGTTTCAGCAACAGTAATTGTTTCCGCGGCGGCTAAACTTTCTGTTGTACTTGTTGATAAGAGTGGGGTCATTTCCATTGCTTCTGCATTTGTGACACCAGTAGCAGCAGTACTACTAACAGTCATTTTTGTTCCATAAGCTGTTAATGCACCCCCACTTAAAGCTGCTAATCCAGTATTTGTTAATTTATCTTTAAAAGCTTTTTTACCATTTTCCGATAAGCTTTGGTAATGTTGGTTGATTTCGGTTAATTTTTGTTGTTTTTCTTCTTTTGGAAGCGCGTTATATTTATTTATTGCCTTGGTAGCTATTATTTGTGCGTTGATAATATTTTTGTTTATTGGTTTATTTACTACCGGGACATTTTGATTTATTTTATTGTTGTTTTTAATTAAGTTAATTTCTAAATTTTCATCATTTTTTAAACTATTATCTTCTATTTTTTTATCTAAAAAATGATATTCATCTTTTTGTAATTGGGTTGCCGTTTTTTCTTGTGAATTGGTAATATTATTACCTTGATTAAAATCATCATCATTGTTGTTAGACAAAATTGCGTGGTGTTGAGCGTGATAATCAACTGGTAATTTAATTGTGTTTGTATCTGGTTTTGGGGTTGTTATTGGTAAATTATCCTGTCTATTTGTTGTGTCAACTACTACAAGGACATTTCCCTGATTTTCATCAATAGCAATAGGGTGATTTGTTCGATCTTCTTCTGATGTTAAAGCAAAATTATAATGATTGTGAATACCAGAACCTTCAACAAGCTCAACATGAAATATATCTATGGTGTTAGTTGCATTTTGATGCACGGGTTGATAAGGAATATCAGTACCTACACCAATATTAGCATTTAAAAGATTATTCATGGCCAATATTTCGATTTCGCCCCCTCACGCATTAATATTTCTCATTCTATCTAAGTAATTATTAACAACTTCATTTTCACTTATCTGAATTGCACTGCGAAAACTTTCTGCTTGATTACCATTAGAATTGCTTTGGATTGGATTATCTAAATTTCTTTCAATATAATCTACAACGCGATTACGAAAAACAACTCTTACTAATCTATGTGCGGTTGCATCTTGATATCAATCTTGCAAGAAATTGTTGGTATTTGATAAATCAAATTGTTGTAATAAAGTTTGAACATATGATAAATAACTTAATTGTAATTCGCCAAATAATTGAATAAATCGGTTTCTAAATTCTTCATTATTATTTCTCGCTGACAATAAGTAAGATGTTGCTACTGATCAAAATAAACAACTATTATCCGCGGGTACATCATACAAATTATTTTGATTTGTTGTTTTAGTATTTTGATTTTGTGTGCCACTAGTTCCAGCTTGTTCACCAAAACTCACTCTTTTACTACTGCTACCTTGTGATTGACTTCCGCCAGAATTTGTATTAATGTTGCTATTAGATTTAGAAGATGAGTTTAAAAAACCAGGTTTAAATCCTCCAAAACCTGATTCATCTTTTTTCTGAGGTCCAGTTGTTTTATCTGATTTTTTAAATTCATCTAAAAGTTTTTTTACTTTGTCATTGCCCGTCGGTATTAAACCATTTGTATCTGATGCATTTACATTAGCACCATTTGCAAGTAATAATTTTATAATTTCTGTCTGACCTTCGGCTGTTGCCGCAATTAAAGGAGTATTGCCATTATTATTTCCTATGTTAACATCAATTTTGTTTTTACTATTTTCATTTGTTAATAATTCTTGCACAATTTCTGTATGACCTTCGGCTGTTGCCGCAATTAAAGGAGTATTGCCATTATTATTTCCTATGTTAACATCAATTTTGTTTTTACTATTTTCATTTGTTAGTAATTCTTTGACAGCTTCTGTCTGACCTTCGGCTGCTGCCGCAATTAAAGGTGTATTGCCATAGTTATTAGCAAGATTAACATCAATTTTGTTTTTACTATTTTCATTTGTTAGTAATTCTTTGACAGCTTCTGTCTGACCTTCGGCTGCTGCCGCAATTAAAGGAGTATTGCCATTATTATCTCCTATGTTAACATCAATTTTGTTTTTACTATTTTCATTTGTTAGTAATTCTTTGACAGCTTCTGTCTGACCTTCGGCTGCTGCCGCAATTAAAGGAGTACTGCCGTCTTTATTTGTTGCATTTTCACTAGCGCCATGCTCAAGTAATAATTTAACAATTTCTGTCTGACCTTCGGCTGCTGCCGCAATTAAAGGAGTATTGCCATTATTATCTCCTATGTTAACATCAATTTTGTTTTTACTATTTTCATTTGTTAGTAATTCTTTGACAGCTTCTGTCTGACCTTCGGCTGCTGCCGCAATTAAAGGAGTACTGCCGTCTTTATTTGTTGCATTTTCACTAGCGCCATGCTCAAGTAATAATTTAACAATTTCTGTCTGACCTTCGGCTGCTGCCGCAATTAAAGGAGTATTGCCATTATTATCTCCTATGTTAACATCAATTTTGTTTTTACTATTTTCATTTGTTAGTAATTCTTTGACAGCTTCTGTCTGACCTTTGGCTGCTGCCGCAATTAAAGGAGTACTGCCGCCTTTATTTGTTGCATTTTCACTAGCGCCATGCTCAAGTAATAATTTAACAATTTCTGTCTGACCTTCGGCTGCTGCCGCAATTAAAGGAGTATTGCCATTATTATTTCCTATGTTAACATCAATTTTGTTTTTACTATTTTCATTTGTTAGTAATTCTTTGACAGCTTCTGTCTGACCTTCGGCTGCTGCCGCAATTAAAGGAGTATTGCCATTATTATCTCCTATGTTAACATCAATTTTGTTTTTACTATTTTCATTTGTTAGTAATTCTTTGACAGCTTCTGTCTGACCGTTTTGTGTTGCAACATATAAAGGGGTTTCATTAATTATGTTTTTTGCATTAACATCAATATTAGGGTATTTTAATAATTCTTTTACAATCTCTGTATGACCAGCAAACGCTGCAACATGTAAAGGAGTAGTACCTTGTTTAGTTGTTGCTTTGATATCGGCTCCATGCTCAAGTAATAATTTAACAATTTCTGTCTGACCCCTGGCAGCAGCTACATTTAAGGGAGATAAACCATTATTATCTCCTATGTTAACATCAATTTTGTTTTTACTATTTTCATTTGTTAGTAATTCTTTGATAAATTCCATATCACTATTAGATGTTATTCAATGTAAAGGAGTATTGCCATTATTATCTTGCAAATTAACATTAACACCATGCTCAAGTAATAATTTTAGGGCTTTTATCTGGCTAAAAATTGCCGCTACATGTAAGGGAGATAAACCATTATTATCTTGCAAATTAACATTAACACCATGCTCAAGTAATAATTTAACAATTTCTGTCTGACCCCTGCCCCCAGCAGCTAGATGTAAAGGTGAAGAAAAAATTGAAGAATTATTTATTTCTTTTATAAATAAATTTAATATAATTAATAATTTAGCAAGATCTAAATTTTTTGTTAAAATACAATAATTCAACATTTTATTTTCTACACTAGAACCATTAATAATTTTTATTTTTTTTAAATTAGGATTTTTATTATCTTCTAATATTTTTTGTATACTTTTCTTTCTTTCTTTTTTATTATCTAAAATTTTAATTTCATCTTCTTTTATCTCGTCTTTTTTTGTTCCATAATTAATTTTCGCGTTTGTATATATTTGTATTTCTACGAAATCTTCTAATCATTCTAAAATATTCTTTTTTATTTTTTTATATTTTTCATTTTCTGGTGTATCAAATAATTTTTCTACTGCTGTTAGTATTTTTTCTAATTCATTTTCTTTTTCAAAAATTTTATTAATGTCATCTTGATTTTGATCCAAAAAATAATTTATATTTTTTACTTTAATTAAATCTTCTCAAATTTCTATTCTAAATTTATTAAACTGTTCTGAATATTTTTTTCAATCACCTCTTAATTGTGATGTATAATCTTTTCAATTTATTATTTTATTTTTGTTAAATATTTTTTCTTGAATATCTTTTAATATATTTTTGTTTTCATCTATAATTTTTTTTAATCCCTCAATATTTTTAATTTTTGTAAAAATTTCTAAAGTTTTTTCATCACATTGAAATCTCATGGCTTCACTTGTAATAAAAATCATTCTTATTAAATCATCTTTTATTATTGTTTGATTTTTTTGTTTATTATTATCATAATTTGATAAATTTGAAATTGCATCATTTAAACTATCTTTAGAAATATTAATATTTTTCCCTTTATCTGGTTTTCCATTTTCTTTTATTACAACATTTAAACCATCACTTGTGTATGCTCCTGTATAATTTAAATTAATCTTTTGACAATTATATTTTTTAATTACTGATTTATTTAAAGTTTTAATTTTTTCTTCATCATCTTTTAAATTTTCACCTTGTAAATTACTAAGTTTTTTATTTAAAGAATTTAATTCATTATTATAATATAATTTTTTAATATTTTTCTCTTTTTCTTTAAGAGGAATTAATTTATTTTTTTCTTGCAAATATTCTTTCACTTTTTCTTCATTAAATAAAAATTTATTTTCTTTTAGTTTATTTAATTTATTTTTTAAATTATTAAGTTTTGTGATTTCTTCTTGATTATGTTGTTTTATTTTTTCTAAAAGTTCATCATCAAAATAAAAATAATGATTTTGATTGTTAACAAACCCTAGTAAATAAAGATTATTTAAATTAATTACTAATTTTATACTTTTATTATTACTATTTTTTAATGTTAATATTAATATTTTTTCTTTGTTATTTTGTCATTTTTTAATTCAATTAGCCATTTTGGGCTCTAATTCTTCTAATTTAGAAATAATTGTTTTATTATTAAGTTCTTTGCTTATAAGTCCGCCCATATTAATACTTCTTAATGGATCAAGATATTTTTCATCAATAAGTTCTTGCAACATTTTTTGAATATTTTCAGAATAATTTTCATCTAAATTAATTTCTTTTTCAATAATATCAGTTTGACTATCTGTATTTTTTGAAGATTGGAATTGTTGTTCATTTTGTATTTTTGGAGTAGTTGAAATATCTTCATTGTTTTGTCTTTTTTTAATATTATGTTTTCGATTAGGAGCGGCCGCAATTACTGTTAGCATGGCACTACTAGCAATAGTAATTGTTC from Spiroplasma endosymbiont of Lonchoptera lutea harbors:
- a CDS encoding ankyrin repeat domain-containing protein → MKKLLELLGTITIASSAMLTVIAAAPNRKHNIKKRQNNEDISTTPKIQNEQQFQSSKNTDSQTDIIEKEINLDENYSENIQKMLQELIDEKYLDPLRSINMGGLISKELNNKTIISKLEELEPKMANWIKKWQNNKEKILILTLKNSNNKSIKLVINLNNLYLLGFVNNQNHYFYFDDELLEKIKQHNQEEITKLNNLKNKLNKLKENKFLFNEEKVKEYLQEKNKLIPLKEKEKNIKKLYYNNELNSLNKKLSNLQGENLKDDEEKIKTLNKSVIKKYNCQKINLNYTGAYTSDGLNVVIKENGKPDKGKNINISKDSLNDAISNLSNYDNNKQKNQTIIKDDLIRMIFITSEAMRFQCDEKTLEIFTKIKNIEGLKKIIDENKNILKDIQEKIFNKNKIINWKDYTSQLRGDWKKYSEQFNKFRIEIWEDLIKVKNINYFLDQNQDDINKIFEKENELEKILTAVEKLFDTPENEKYKKIKKNILEWLEDFVEIQIYTNAKINYGTKKDEIKEDEIKILDNKKERKKSIQKILEDNKNPNLKKIKIINGSSVENKMLNYCILTKNLDLAKLLIILNLFIKEINNSSIFSSPLHLAAGGRGQTEIVKLLLEHGVNVNLQDNNGLSPLHVAAIFSQIKALKLLLEHGVNVNLQDNNGNTPLHWITSNSDMEFIKELLTNENSKNKIDVNIGDNNGLSPLNVAAARGQTEIVKLLLEHGADIKATTKQGTTPLHVAAFAGHTEIVKELLKYPNIDVNAKNIINETPLYVATQNGQTEAVKELLTNENSKNKIDVNIGDNNGNTPLIAAAAEGQTEAVKELLTNENSKNKIDVNIGNNNGNTPLIAAAAEGQTEIVKLLLEHGASENATNKGGSTPLIAAAAKGQTEAVKELLTNENSKNKIDVNIGDNNGNTPLIAAAAEGQTEIVKLLLEHGASENATNKDGSTPLIAAAAEGQTEAVKELLTNENSKNKIDVNIGDNNGNTPLIAAAAEGQTEIVKLLLEHGASENATNKDGSTPLIAAAAEGQTEAVKELLTNENSKNKIDVNIGDNNGNTPLIAAAAEGQTEAVKELLTNENSKNKIDVNLANNYGNTPLIAAAAEGQTEAVKELLTNENSKNKIDVNIGNNNGNTPLIAATAEGHTEIVQELLTNENSKNKIDVNIGNNNGNTPLIAATAEGQTEIIKLLLANGANVNASDTNGLIPTGNDKVKKLLDEFKKSDKTTGPQKKDESGFGGFKPGFLNSSSKSNSNINTNSGGSQSQGSSSKRVSFGEQAGTSGTQNQNTKTTNQNNLYDVPADNSCLFWSVATSYLLSARNNNEEFRNRFIQLFGELQLSYLSYVQTLLQQFDLSNTNNFLQDWYQDATAHRLVRVVFRNRVVDYIERNLDNPIQSNSNGNQAESFRSAIQISENEVVNNYLDRMRNINAWGGEIEILAMNNLLNANIGVGTDIPYQPVHQNATNTIDIFHVELVEGSGIHNHYNFALTSEEDRTNHPIAIDENQGNVLVVVDTTNRQDNLPITTPKPDTNTIKLPVDYHAQHHAILSNNNDDDFNQGNNITNSQEKTATQLQKDEYHFLDKKIEDNSLKNDENLEINLIKNNNKINQNVPVVNKPINKNIINAQIIATKAINKYNALPKEEKQQKLTEINQHYQSLSENGKKAFKDKLTNTGLAALSGGALTAYGTKMTVSSTAATGVTNAEAMEMTPLLSTSTTESLAAAETITVAETAAVEGGIIAGETGTAAALAPETLGLSLVIGGLAIAGTWMYFAFHHHSTSDIALPASIHHNVYDNIEKWYKFLAHDKLKIKINKNTWNEIKQNKNSQATITKIIKNKFIINDHSGWGGSVTNEDFNTLVKVMLLHFEQINGYFEILDNENDGFVIITNTEGDWLGIE